The Solanum lycopersicum chromosome 6, SLM_r2.1 genome has a window encoding:
- the EIL4 gene encoding protein ETHYLENE-INSENSITIVE 3-like 4 isoform X1, which translates to MMMFEEMGFCGDLDFFPAPLKEVEVAAPQTEAEQVVDDDYSDEDIDVDELEKRVWRDKMKLKRLKEMNQGMEDVDSVKRRQSQEQARRKKMSRAQDGILKYMLKMMEVCKAQGFVYGIIPEKGKPVGGASDNLREWWKDKVRFDRNGPAAIAKYQAEHAIPGKNDVSNPVGPTPHTLQELQDTTLGSLLSALMQHCDPPQRRFPLEKGVSPPWWPTGQEDWWPQLGLQKDQGPPPYKKPHDLKKAWKVGVLTAVIKHISPDIAKIRKLVRQSKCLQDKMTAKESATWLAIINQEEALARELYPDRCPPLSSAGGSGTFTVNDSSEYDVDGAQDECNFDVQEQKPHHLNLLNVTVERFNERQPLQQQSHPIKDEIITSLDFTRKRKQSNEQTVTMAQIYTCEILQCPYSELRHGFQDRSARDNHQLVCPYRNTSQFGVSKFPMNEVKPVVLPQQYIPSTSVALPVNPSPPPFDLFGVGVPEDGQRMIDDLMSFYDCNIQGNKSQNTGNVAVTKEQQPHQQPRVDQVNYLHSRGMMEGNIFKDINVSASQSMQPQGNLVDQCKILNSSDNLQFMFGPPFNLQSTNYPGSLPGIGCDTTPKQDIPIWY; encoded by the coding sequence ATGATGATGTTTGAGGAAATGGGGTTCTGTGGGGATCTTGATTTCTTTCCTGCTCCGCTTAAGGAAGTGGAGGTGGCTGCTCCACAGACTGAGGCAGAGCAGGTGGTGGATGATGATTATAGTGATGAGGATATTGATGTGGATGAGCTAGAGAAGAGAGTGTGGAGGGACAAGATGAAGCTGAAAAGGCTGAAAGAAATGAATCAGGGGATGGAAGATGTTGATTCTGTCAAACGACGCCAGTCACAGGAGCAGGCAAGGAGGAAGAAGATGTCGAGGGCACAGGATGGGATCTTGAAGTACATGTTGAAAATGATGGAAGTATGTAAAGCTCAGGGTTTTGTTTATGGGATCATTCCGGAGAAAGGCAAGCCGGTTGGTGGGGCATCTGATAATCTTAGGGAGTGGTGGAAGGATAAAGTGAGATTTGATCGCAATGGCCCTGCCGCTATAGCCAAATACCAGGCTGAGCATGCTATCCCAGGCAAGAATGACGTATCAAATCCAGTTGGTCCTACCCCTCACACCTTGCAGGAGCTGCAAGATACCACCCTTGGTTCGTTATTATCAGCTTTGATGCAGCACTGTGATCCTCCTCAGAGAAGATTTCCATTGGAGAAAGGTGTTTCACCCCCATGGTGGCCTACAGGACAGGAGGACTGGTGGCCACAATTGGGTTTGCAGAAGGATCAAGGTCCTCCACCTTACAAAAAGCCTCATGATCTGAAGAAGGCGTGGAAGGTTGGTGTCCTAACAGCGGTGATCAAGCACATTTCCCCTGATATTGCTAAAATCCGGAAGCTTGTGAGGCAGTCAAAGTGCTTGCAGGATAAGATGACAGCAAAAGAAAGTGCGACTTGGCTTGCTATCATCAATCAGGAGGAAGCTTTGGCTCGAGAACTATACCCTGATCGTTGTCCACCTTTATCGTCAGCTGGTGGTAGTGGAACTTTCACTGTGAATGACAGCAGTGAGTATGATGTTGATGGTGCTCAAGATGAGTGTAACTTTGATGTTCAAGAGCAAAAACCACACCATCTCAACTTGTTGAATGTCACTGTTGAGAGATTCAACGAGAGGCAGCCTCTGCAACAACAGTCTCATCCTATCAAGGATGAAATAATCACCAGCTTAGATTTCACCCGCAAGAGGAAGCAATCCAATGAACAGACTGTTACCATGGCTCAGATTTATACATGTGAGATTCTTCAATGTCCTTACAGTGAACTTCGCCACGGTTTTCAGGACAGATCTGCGAGAGACAATCATCAACTGGTCTGCCCTTATAGAAACACTTCTCAATTTGGAGTTTCAAAGTTTCCCATGAACGAAGTCAAGCCAGTTGTCCTCCCTCAACAATATATCCCGTCAACTTCAGTTGCTCTGCCTGTTAATCCAAGTCCACCTCCTTTTGATCTATTTGGAGTAGGAGTTCCTGAAGATGGGCAAAGGATGATTGATGACCTTATGTCATTCTATGATTGTAATATACAAGGAAACAAAAGCCAAAATACGGGAAATGTTGCAGTGACCAAAGAGCAGCAGCCTCATCAACAACCTCGTGTTGACCAGGTCAATTACCTACACAGTCGAGGGATGATGGAGGGGAATATCTTCAAAGACATTAATGTTTCCGCAAGTCAGTCTATGCAGCCACAAGGCAATCTTGTTGATCAATGCAAGATCCTAAATTCAAGTGACAATTTGCAATTCATGTTTGGGCCTCCATTCAACTTACAGTCCACCAATTACCCTGGAAGTCTGCCTGGCATTGGATGTGACACCACACCGAAGCAAGATATTCCAATTTGGTACTAG